CCCGACCTGTTCGTGATGCGGCGCGTCATGCAGCTCATGGACGCCTATGGCTCGTCCTATCGTTCCAGCGAATCCAGCGAGTCGCTCTCACTGGTGGCTTGATGTGTCCCCAAGTCCCGTGGCCGCCAGACTCAGCGTCCAGACACGCCGGTTCAGTTCGGGATCGCGTGCCTGGGCCGGAGCCTGGATCGGCCGCCCATTCCAGAGATAGGCGCCGGCGACCTGCGCCACGGAGTCGTCGAAGACCAGCCGCAGGACGCCCTGCGCGGCGCGTTCGGGAGTGGGCAGTGCCCAGCCGAGCAGCCGGTCGACCAGCCGCCAGAACAGTCCCTGAGCGCCATCCGTGCCGCCGAGATTGGAGCGGAAGACGCCCGGAAAGACACAGTTGACCCGCACGCCGCTTCCGGCGAGCCGCCGCGCCAGCTCGAAGGTGAAATGCAGGTTGCCGAGCTTGGATTGACCATAGGCCGCCATCATCCGATAGGGACGCCGCTCCCAGTTCCAGTCGTCGAGATCCAGCGCGGTGTTCATGCGCGTGCCGACGTTGATGATCTGTGCCGGCGCGCTGGCGGTGAGGCGGTCGAGTAGCCGGTGAGTCAGCAGGAAAGGCGCCAGATGATTGACGGCCAGGGCGCGTTCGATTCCGTCCGGACTTAGGCGCCGCTCGCGAAAGGCGGTGCCGGCATTGTTGACCAGCAGATGCAGGGCGCCGAATTGCTGCAGCACGGATTCGGCCAGGGCGCGCACTTCGGCCTGACTGGCCAGATCGGCGACGAAGAGTTGCAGATGAGGATTGCCGGTGGCGGACCGGATCTCGGCCAGGGCGGCTTCGCCGCGCGCCCGATCCCGCGCGACCAGACCCACGCGCCAGCCGGCGGCGGACAATCCCTGTGCGATGGCGCGGCCCAGGCCGGAGTTGGCACCCGTTACCAGGGCCGTCCTGATGTCGCTGAAGGCGTCGTTGTTCATGGCGCGACCCGTGCCCCGGCTCAGCCGACCGAGTCGCCGTGTTCGGTGAAGCGCTGGATCTGGCGACGATCGCGCTTGGTGGGGCGGCCCTTGCTGTCGGGGATCGCCGAACCGAGTTCGCGCCGCTCGCGCACCAGCGCCTGACGCCTGAGCCGGCTGGTTTCGGACTCGGCATAGAGCAGGGCGGCTTCGGCGGCTGGGCGGCGCTGCGTGTTGATCGCCAGCACCTCGATCTCCCAGCTCAGGCTATCCTTGTGGATCTCCAGCCGGCTGCCGGGACGGATGACGCGGCTGGGCTTGACGCGCTGGCCGTCGACATGGACCTTGCCGCCGTTGATGGCCTCGATGGCCAGCTGACGGGTCTTGAAAAAGCGCGCCGCCCACAGCCATTTGTCGATCCGGATGGCGTCGGCCGGATCGGCGGTGCGCTCAGTCATCGGTGTCGAGTCCGAGGCGTTCGTCGAGTTCGCCCTCCATGTCGAGCAGCGCCATGTCGTCATAGCCGCCGACGTGGAAGTCGTCGATGAAGATCTGCGGCACCGTGTGCCGGCCGCTGCGCTCGACCATCTCGGCCATGCGTGTGCGGTCGTGATCGACCGGGATCTCGGCGAAGTCGACGCCCTTGCGCCTGAGCAGACGCCGCGCGCGGTCGCAGTAGGGGCAGGTTTGGGTCGTGTAGACAGTGACCTGTGGCATGGTTTCCGAACTATTGCGAAGATTGACCTTGGTGTGCGAGCTTCACCCCTGGCTCCGCTTCAGTCAAGTCGTGTCGTTCACACTTCCTTCTCAGACGCTCAGGTTGCACCATGTATCGCGAAACCCCGCATCCCATCTACCTCAAGGATTACCGTCCGCCCGAGTTCCTGATCGACCAGGTGGAGCTGCGCTTCGAACTCGATCCCGAGTGCACGCGCGTCGAATCGCGGTTATCACTGCGGCGCCATCCGGCGGCGACCCGTGGGGATGGCCACCTGCGTCTGCATGGCGAGCAGTTGAAGCTGACGCAGGTGGCCATCGATGGGCACGTCCTGACGCCCGCCGAGTATCGGGTCGACGGCGAGGGGCTGACGCTGCATCGGGTGCCCGACCGCTTCACCCTGGAGACCCGGGTCGAGATCCATCCCAACCTCAACACCGCACTCGAAGGGCTCTATCAGTCCGGCGACCTGCTCTGCACCCAGTGCGAGGCCGAGGGTTTCCGGCGCATCACCTATTTCCTCGACCGCCCGGACGTGATGGCGCGCTACACCACCACGCTCATCGCCGACCGGACGCGCTTCCCCGTACTCCTGTCCAACGGCAACCCGATCGCGCGCGCCGAACTTCCCGACGGTCGCCACAGCGTCACCTGGGACGATCCCTTCCCCAAGCCGAGCTATCTGTTCGCCCTGGTCGCCGGCGATCTGAGCCTGATCGAGGACGGCTTCGTCACCGCTTCGGGACGGGACGTGAAGCTCCAGATCTTCGTCGAGCCGCACAATCTCGACAAGGGCGATCACGCCATGCGTTCGCTAAAGAAGGCGATGCGCTGGGACGAGGAGCGTTTCGGGCGCGAGTACGATCTGGATATCTACATGATCGTCGCCGTCAGCCACTTCAACATGGGCGCGATGGAGAACAAGGGACTCAACATCTTCAACGACAAGTTCGTGCTCGCCCGTCCCGACACCGCGACCGATGCTGATTTCGACGGCATCGAGAGCGTCATCGCGCACGAGTATTTCCACAACTGGACCGGCAACCGCATCACCTGCCGCGACTGGTTCCAGTTGAGCCTGAAGGAAGGCTTCACCGTCTATCGCGATCAGGAGTTCTCGTCCGATGTCGGCTCGCGTGCCGTCAAGCGCATCGCGGACGTGCGGACGCTGCGCGCGCACCAGTTCCCCGAGGACGCCGGCCCGCTGGCTCATCCGGTACGTCCCGACTCCTATATCGAGATCAACAACTTCTACACCACCACCGTCTATGACAAGGGCGCCGAGGTGGTGCGGATGCAAGCCGCGCTGCTCGGTCGCGAGACATTCAGGCGCGCGACCGATCTCTATTTCGAGCGCCACGACGGTCAGGCTGTCACCACCGAGGACTTCGTGCGCTGCATGGAGGACGCCAGCGGGCGCGATCTGGCCCAGTTCCGGCGCTGGTACGAGCAGGCCGGCACGCCTGAGCTGCACATCCGGGGCGAGTACGACGCGGCGGCCGGCACCTATACCCTGAGCGTGCGCCAGGAGACGCCGCCGACACCGGGTCAGCCGGTCAAGCCGCCCTTCCATATTCCGCTGGCCATCGGGCTGCTCAGCGCTGATGGGCACGACCTGCCGTTGCGGCTGGCCGACGAGTCCGAACCGCCGACGCCCGGCACGCGCCTGCTGGAGCTGACCGAACCCGAGCACCGCTTCACGTTCACTGGCCTGAGCGAACGCCCGGTGCCCTCGCTGCTGCGCGGCTTCTCGGCGCCGGTACGGGTGCATGACGACCTGATCGACGCCGACCGGATGTTCCTCATGGCCCACGACAGCGACGGCTTCAACCGCTGGGACGCCGCTCAGACGCTGCACGAGCGTCTGCTGCTGGCGCTGACGGACGATGCCGCGCATCCCATCCCCGAGGACTACATCGCCGCCTGCCGGCGCGCCCTGTGCGACGCGAGCGCCGATCGGGCGCTGCTCGCCGAGGTGCTGACCCTGCCGAGCGAGACCTATCTGAGCGACCGCATGACCGTGGTCGACGTCGACGGGCTCCATCGCGCCCATCGTCAGTTGACGCGCCATATCGGCGAGCGGCTGCGTGCCGATCTGCTCGCCGTCTATCGGGCCAATGCCGAGACCGGACCCTATGTCTTCAGCCCCGAAGCGGTCGGCCGGCGCGCGCTCAAGAATCTGGCGCTGACCTATCTGGTGCACGCCGGTGACGAGGAGGGACGCGATCTCTGTCGTGAACAGTTCGAGGCCGCACACAACATGACCGACGTCATGGCCGCCCTGCGACTGCTGGCCGAGCCGGGCGGGGTGGGCGCGGATGCCGCACTCGACGCCTTCCATCGGCGTTGGTCGGGTGAGTCGCTGGTGCTCGACAAGTGGTTTGCGGTCCAAGCTGCGGCTCCGCGCCCGGACGCCCTGGAACGGGTCATGGCGCTCCTGAGACATCCGGACTACAGCGCGCGCAACCCCAACCGGGTGCGCGCGCTGGTCAGCACTTTCAGCAACGTCAATCAGGTCCGCTTCCATGCCGCTGACGGGGCCGGCTATCGCTTCCTGGTCGATCGGGTGCTGGAACTCGATCCGGTCAATCCGCTGCTGGCCGCGCGGCTGCTCAAGCCGCTGGTGCGCTGGCGCCGGTTCGATCCGGAACGCCAGTCGCTGATGCGGGCCGAGCTGGAGCGCGTGCTGGGTGGCCGTGAGCTGTCGTCCGACGTCTTCGAGGTCGTCTCCAAGGCGCTGGCATGATCGGTACCCGCCCCCTGCTCGGTCTGCTCGACCGCTATCTGCTGCGCGAGGCCGCCCAGGTCTTCCTGGCCATCGTACTGGTGCTGGTGCTGATCCTCGCCAGCCTGATGTTCCTGCGCACCCTGGAGGAAGTGAACCTCGGCGGTCTGGGCGTGGACGTGGTCTTTCGCTATCTGAGCCTCCAGATCCAGCGCGATATATCCAGTCTGCTGCCCCCGGCGTTCTTCCTGGCGATCCTGGTGACGCTGGCGCGTTTCGCACGCGACAGCGAGCTGATCGCCATGCAGGCCTGTGGCGTGGGTCCGCCGCGGCTCTATCGCACCTTTCTGTTGCTGGCCGTTCCGGTGGCGTTCGTCACCGGCTGGGTCGCACTCGATCTCAAGCCGCATGCGGCGGCCGGCATCCAGCAGATCCGGCTTCAGCAGAAAGAGCAGGCCGCGCAGATCGCCGGACTTCAGGCCGGCCGCTTCTATGTCGAGGAGCAGGGCAAGGTCGTGGTCTATATCGGCGAGATCGACCAGCACAAGTTGCTCGGTGATGTGTTCGTACTCGATCGACGCGGGGAGAAGACGCGCTTGGTGGTGAGTGACTCCGGGCGCCATCGGATCGAGGAATCCACGGGCGATCATCTGGTGACCCTGACTCAGGGCCATCGCTTCGATGGTCAAGCCGGCTCCGGTGCCTATCTGATCGGTGACTTCGAACGCTACGAGATCCGGCTCGCTGACGCGGGGTCCGCGCCGCACGCCTTCAACAAGCGCGCGACCATTCCGACTCCGGATCTGATGCACTCGGACGAACTGGCCGACCGTGTGGAACTGGAGCACCGGCTTGCCGCGCCGCTCTCCATCCTGACCCTGGCGGTGCTGGCCATCCCCCTGGTCGATCCCTCGCCGCGCCAGCGCACCACCGGGCGTATGCTGCTGGCGTTGCTGGCCTATTTCAGTTTCTTCAACCTGCAACGGCTTGCCGAAAGCTGGATGGCCGCCGGAGTCACGCCCGCGTGGCTCGGCAGCCTCTGGTATCAATTGGCGATCCTGGTGTTCGTGCATCTCATGCTGCTGCCCGAGAACTTTTGGTTCAAACGGCTGAGCCGGTGTTTGTGGGGCGATCGCCACGGGTGTATCAAGCCATCTTGATGGCATCGGCGGGCTTCGGTTAATCTGCACGGTCCCCAATCACCCGCGCTGGCTCGCCCCAATGGCGCGGCCGAGGCTTTAATTCATGTGTGGAATCGTCGGAATCGTCGGCCAGGCTCCGGTCAACCAATCACTCTATGACGCGCTGCTCGTCCTGCAGCATCGCGGCCAGGACGCCGCCGGGATCGTCACCTGCGAAGGCGGCAAGCTCCATCTGCGCAAGGACAACGGTCTGGCGCGCGACGTGTTCCAGACCAAGCACATGCTGCGCCTGCGCGGCAACATGGGCGTGGGACACGTGCGCTATCCGACCGCCGGAGCCTCCAGCTCGGCCGAGGCCCAGCCCTTCTACGTCAACTCGCCCCACGGCATCGTGCTCGCCCACAACGGCAATCTGACCAATGCCGAGGAACTCAAGCGAGACCTGATCGTCGAGGATCTGCGTCATCTCAACACCGAGTCCGATTCCGAGATCCTGCTCAACATCCTCGCCCACGAGTTGCAGATCCAGGGCCGGTTGCGCATCGACGAACAGGACATCTTCCGTGCCGTGGCCGGTGTTCACCGGCGCTGTCGCGGCGGCTACGCGGCCGTGGCCATGATCCCCGGCTTCGGTGTCTTCGCCTTCCGCGATCCTCACGGCATTCGACCGCTGGTCTATGGCCGGCGCGAGACGCCCGAGGGGGCCGAGTACATGATCGCCTCCGAGAGCGTCGCGCTCGACACCAGCGGCTTCGATCTGGTGTCCGATGTCGCACCGGGCGAGACGGTGCTGATCACGCTCGACGGTCAGCTCCACACCCGTCAGTGCGCCGCCAATCCGGTGCTCTCGCCCTGCATCTTCGAATTCGTCTACTTCGCCCGTCCCGATTCCATCATCGACAACATCTCGGTGCACAAGGCGCGTTCGCGCATGGGCAAGAAGCTGGCGGCCAAGATCAAGCGCGAGTGGCCCAACCACGACATCGACGTGGTGATCCCGATCCCGGACACCAGCCGCACCGCCGCGCTGCAATTGGCCAATCAACTCGGCGTTCACTATGCCGAGGGTTTCATCAAGAACCGCTACATCGGCCGCACCTTCATCATGCCGGGCCAGAAGGTGCGCAAGCGCTCGGTGCGCCAGAAGCTCAATGCCATCGACCTGGAGTTCCGCCGGAAGAACGTGCTGCTGGTCGACGACTCCATCGTGCGCGGCACCACCTCGCAGCAGATCATCCAGATGGCGCGTGATGCCGGCGCCAATCGCGTCTATTTCGCCTCGGCCGCGCCGCCGGTGCGCTTCCCCAACGTCTATGGCATCGACATGCCGGCGGCCAGCGAGCTGATCGCCCATGGCCGCACCGAGGACGAGGTGGCGCGCGAGCTGGGTACGGACCGGCTGATCTTCCAGGATCTGGAGGATCTCATCGACGCGGTGCAGAAAAAGGGCAAGTCGCACGTCGACCGCTTCGACACCTCGGTGTTCGACGGTCAGTATGTGACGGGTGACGTGACGCCCGAATACCTCCAGGCGCTCGAAGATCGCCGTAACGATGGCGCCAAGGAGCAGCGCGCCGCCCGCAGCGAGAGCATCCTTGACCTCCACAACTCCAACTGATCCAGCGCCGGACGATTGGGACGGC
The sequence above is drawn from the Allochromatium vinosum DSM 180 genome and encodes:
- a CDS encoding RNA-binding S4 domain-containing protein — its product is MTERTADPADAIRIDKWLWAARFFKTRQLAIEAINGGKVHVDGQRVKPSRVIRPGSRLEIHKDSLSWEIEVLAINTQRRPAAEAALLYAESETSRLRRQALVRERRELGSAIPDSKGRPTKRDRRQIQRFTEHGDSVG
- the lptF gene encoding LPS export ABC transporter permease LptF, producing MIGTRPLLGLLDRYLLREAAQVFLAIVLVLVLILASLMFLRTLEEVNLGGLGVDVVFRYLSLQIQRDISSLLPPAFFLAILVTLARFARDSELIAMQACGVGPPRLYRTFLLLAVPVAFVTGWVALDLKPHAAAGIQQIRLQQKEQAAQIAGLQAGRFYVEEQGKVVVYIGEIDQHKLLGDVFVLDRRGEKTRLVVSDSGRHRIEESTGDHLVTLTQGHRFDGQAGSGAYLIGDFERYEIRLADAGSAPHAFNKRATIPTPDLMHSDELADRVELEHRLAAPLSILTLAVLAIPLVDPSPRQRTTGRMLLALLAYFSFFNLQRLAESWMAAGVTPAWLGSLWYQLAILVFVHLMLLPENFWFKRLSRCLWGDRHGCIKPS
- the grxC gene encoding glutaredoxin 3 yields the protein MPQVTVYTTQTCPYCDRARRLLRRKGVDFAEIPVDHDRTRMAEMVERSGRHTVPQIFIDDFHVGGYDDMALLDMEGELDERLGLDTDD
- the purF gene encoding amidophosphoribosyltransferase — protein: MCGIVGIVGQAPVNQSLYDALLVLQHRGQDAAGIVTCEGGKLHLRKDNGLARDVFQTKHMLRLRGNMGVGHVRYPTAGASSSAEAQPFYVNSPHGIVLAHNGNLTNAEELKRDLIVEDLRHLNTESDSEILLNILAHELQIQGRLRIDEQDIFRAVAGVHRRCRGGYAAVAMIPGFGVFAFRDPHGIRPLVYGRRETPEGAEYMIASESVALDTSGFDLVSDVAPGETVLITLDGQLHTRQCAANPVLSPCIFEFVYFARPDSIIDNISVHKARSRMGKKLAAKIKREWPNHDIDVVIPIPDTSRTAALQLANQLGVHYAEGFIKNRYIGRTFIMPGQKVRKRSVRQKLNAIDLEFRRKNVLLVDDSIVRGTTSQQIIQMARDAGANRVYFASAAPPVRFPNVYGIDMPAASELIAHGRTEDEVARELGTDRLIFQDLEDLIDAVQKKGKSHVDRFDTSVFDGQYVTGDVTPEYLQALEDRRNDGAKEQRAARSESILDLHNSN
- the pepN gene encoding aminopeptidase N, whose protein sequence is MYRETPHPIYLKDYRPPEFLIDQVELRFELDPECTRVESRLSLRRHPAATRGDGHLRLHGEQLKLTQVAIDGHVLTPAEYRVDGEGLTLHRVPDRFTLETRVEIHPNLNTALEGLYQSGDLLCTQCEAEGFRRITYFLDRPDVMARYTTTLIADRTRFPVLLSNGNPIARAELPDGRHSVTWDDPFPKPSYLFALVAGDLSLIEDGFVTASGRDVKLQIFVEPHNLDKGDHAMRSLKKAMRWDEERFGREYDLDIYMIVAVSHFNMGAMENKGLNIFNDKFVLARPDTATDADFDGIESVIAHEYFHNWTGNRITCRDWFQLSLKEGFTVYRDQEFSSDVGSRAVKRIADVRTLRAHQFPEDAGPLAHPVRPDSYIEINNFYTTTVYDKGAEVVRMQAALLGRETFRRATDLYFERHDGQAVTTEDFVRCMEDASGRDLAQFRRWYEQAGTPELHIRGEYDAAAGTYTLSVRQETPPTPGQPVKPPFHIPLAIGLLSADGHDLPLRLADESEPPTPGTRLLELTEPEHRFTFTGLSERPVPSLLRGFSAPVRVHDDLIDADRMFLMAHDSDGFNRWDAAQTLHERLLLALTDDAAHPIPEDYIAACRRALCDASADRALLAEVLTLPSETYLSDRMTVVDVDGLHRAHRQLTRHIGERLRADLLAVYRANAETGPYVFSPEAVGRRALKNLALTYLVHAGDEEGRDLCREQFEAAHNMTDVMAALRLLAEPGGVGADAALDAFHRRWSGESLVLDKWFAVQAAAPRPDALERVMALLRHPDYSARNPNRVRALVSTFSNVNQVRFHAADGAGYRFLVDRVLELDPVNPLLAARLLKPLVRWRRFDPERQSLMRAELERVLGGRELSSDVFEVVSKALA
- a CDS encoding SDR family NAD(P)-dependent oxidoreductase, translated to MNNDAFSDIRTALVTGANSGLGRAIAQGLSAAGWRVGLVARDRARGEAALAEIRSATGNPHLQLFVADLASQAEVRALAESVLQQFGALHLLVNNAGTAFRERRLSPDGIERALAVNHLAPFLLTHRLLDRLTASAPAQIINVGTRMNTALDLDDWNWERRPYRMMAAYGQSKLGNLHFTFELARRLAGSGVRVNCVFPGVFRSNLGGTDGAQGLFWRLVDRLLGWALPTPERAAQGVLRLVFDDSVAQVAGAYLWNGRPIQAPAQARDPELNRRVWTLSLAATGLGDTSSHQ